The genomic stretch TTAAAATTTGATTtgagctatttttttttgtgttataattctaatgtaatatatatgtagtatattattatgagatTAGATTAGTGTCCCATAGACagcatttattatattttactaaTTTCTATATCcagaaatatattcttcttaggaattattttttgttataacatttattataattatatattcatttttatactaataaaatatatatacctcctttaaatcattttttatgattcaCAATTgatattatataaagtatattatgtgtacaattttactataatatgaatattttaaattaatgcAGTTCATTATGTGGTTATCAATAAATCTGTAActgaaattatttcttttattctactatttttgcttctgtttttgttattattatataataatattttaataatattataactttattaatgtttattgtaattttaaatacttttttttactgttctatttttatttacttccACAATATGTCTTCATTATGTATGATAGGCCATATGATGGATTACTGTTcccattattttgatgagatatattagttttgcttttcaaatttggtATTTCTTGATTTaatctttcctttttcttttttctcttcctatTTTGAGCATTTATGCATGAACACCATGTAGTAAACTAATAGCAAGGAAAAAGTTATATATTAACTATGCagtaattgtaatataataatttttatttgcaagtgtataattaaaattttatcataataattatattttcaataagtaaaatttctaactttatacaaaaaaaaaataaacggaaacaaatgaataatataataatagacggAATTATAATAGGAATAATGATGCTATCTCCTTTTGTGGATGGTATGTacatgtctacatttttatatttagttccattttacatatgttcattatatgAATTTCTAATATCCTCTAATGCGTCATAGTAATCCCGGTGGATGTCAacttcatatttctttatgtgTGTTTAATGAGAATTTGAACATTTCCGAGCATATTTacattacttattttttctttttggttCACTTAATTCTTTCTATGCATCCAAATCCTTGTATTGTGTAATTAGTTCATCCAGCTCTACATATGTTTCATATTTAGCGTCGTCTTTATGCTCGTTACATATTACCAAACCCAAATATTCctcatcatacaatttttgaagttcacTGTACAGTGATAAGGTAGTACAAccagaaagtaaattattaatcacttgatcatataacaagtagtttaatcgtttac from Plasmodium cynomolgi strain B DNA, scaffold: 0791, whole genome shotgun sequence encodes the following:
- a CDS encoding CYIR protein (putative;~vir-type antigen), translated to IPKCCKRLNYLLYDQVINNLLSGCTTLSLYSELQKLYDEEYLGLVICNEHKDDAKYETYVELDELITQYKDLDA